A part of Streptomyces sp. NBC_00557 genomic DNA contains:
- a CDS encoding DUF5685 family protein, with translation MFGIVRPCAHRLGESLKAEWMAHLCGLCLALRRDHGQFARVVTNYDGLLLSVLTEAQTGRTADGRRTAGPCALRGLRTASVARGEGARLAAAVSLVLAAAKVRDHVADRDGLLARRPVAAAARRVAAGWGRAGADSGAAVGFDTGVLVEAVDRQLGLEALAGYGTPILTVTEPTETATAAAFAHTAVLAGRPGNAAPLAETGRLFGRLAHLLDAVEDQQADAASGAWNPLTATGTSRAEARRLADDAVHGIRLALRDADFTDGRLVHLLLVHELRRSVDRAFGTQACGHAPEAAFGPPPGRQAPTPPGHPYGDPFGGQHQGPERRGFWAGCAAALGLCCTCKVCCADEFEGPWSRKRREGACATCDCGDCDLSCCEICECCECCSCCDCG, from the coding sequence GTGTTCGGAATCGTCAGACCGTGCGCTCATCGACTCGGGGAGAGCCTGAAGGCCGAGTGGATGGCGCACTTGTGCGGGCTCTGCCTCGCGCTGCGTCGCGACCACGGACAGTTCGCGAGAGTCGTGACGAACTACGACGGGCTGCTCCTCTCGGTCCTGACAGAGGCTCAGACCGGACGGACCGCCGACGGCCGCCGTACGGCCGGGCCGTGCGCCCTGCGCGGGCTGCGCACCGCGTCCGTCGCCCGGGGCGAGGGCGCCCGGCTCGCGGCCGCCGTCTCGCTGGTGCTGGCCGCGGCGAAGGTGCGCGACCACGTCGCCGACCGGGACGGACTGCTGGCCCGCAGGCCCGTGGCCGCCGCCGCCCGCCGGGTCGCCGCCGGCTGGGGCAGGGCCGGAGCCGACAGCGGCGCCGCGGTCGGCTTCGACACCGGCGTCCTCGTCGAGGCCGTGGACCGGCAGCTCGGCCTGGAGGCCCTCGCCGGGTACGGCACCCCGATCCTGACCGTCACCGAGCCGACCGAGACCGCGACCGCCGCCGCCTTCGCCCACACCGCGGTGCTGGCCGGCCGGCCCGGCAACGCCGCGCCGCTCGCGGAGACCGGCCGGCTCTTCGGGCGGCTCGCGCATCTGCTGGACGCCGTGGAGGACCAGCAGGCCGACGCCGCGTCGGGCGCCTGGAACCCGCTGACCGCCACCGGCACCTCCCGGGCCGAGGCCCGCAGGCTCGCCGACGACGCCGTGCACGGCATCCGGCTCGCCCTGCGCGACGCCGACTTCACCGACGGAAGGCTGGTCCACCTGCTGCTCGTGCACGAGCTGCGGCGCTCCGTCGACCGGGCCTTCGGCACGCAGGCGTGCGGACACGCGCCCGAGGCCGCGTTCGGGCCGCCGCCGGGCCGGCAGGCGCCCACGCCCCCGGGCCACCCCTACGGCGACCCCTTCGGCGGGCAGCACCAGGGCCCGGAGCGGCGCGGCTTCTGGGCCGGCTGCGCGGCCGCTCTCGGCCTGTGCTGCACCTGCAAGGTGTGCTGCGCCGACGAGTTCGAGGGCCCCTGGTCGCGGAAGCGGCGCGAGGGCGCCTGCGCCACCTGCGACTGCGGCGACTGCGACCTGTCGTGCTGCGAGATCTGCGAGTGCTGCGAGTGCTGTTCGTGCTGTGACTGCGGGTGA